The Candidatus Eremiobacteraceae bacterium nucleotide sequence GCGCGAAGCGCGCGAGCGTCCGGCCGTAGCGGCGTTTTCGATGCAGGATGATTCGCCGACGCAGCCGATTCAAGGCCCGCTGGCGCCGCCGCCGCGTCCGTCGCGTCTGCCCGATAGACAGGCGCAGGTGGAGGAACACGAGCCGCGCCCGCGTTCGGTCGGACCATTCATCGTGCTGGTCATCGCGGCGCTCATCATCGCGGCCGCGGCCGGATACGTTGCGACGCGTCCCGGCGTGCCGCGCGTTACGCTCGACAACTACGTCGGCATGACGGACGTGCAAGCCTCGCAGGCGCTCGTGAACAGCGGCCTGAGCCCGAAGATCACGCGGCAGACGAGCGATACGGTTCCCGCAAATCGCGTCATCAGTCAAGATCCTGCGCCGAGCACGCAGGTCCCGAAAGGGAATCCCGTGGGGCTCGTCGTCAGCAGCGGTAAACCGACGCTGACGCTGCAGAATTTCGTGACCTATACGGTCGGCGATGCGCAAAACGATCTCACGAACCTCAAGTTCCGAACGAAGATCGAGAGCAAGTTCGATCCCGCGGCAAAGGGTACCGTGATCGACCAAAAACCCAAAGCCGGCACGACGCTGCGTGAAGGGTCGACCGTGACACTCGTCGTTTCCAACGGTCCCGCGCCGACCAAGATGCCGCGGCTCGTCGGCCTCACGCTCGACAAAGCGCGCGCCATCGCGGCAAAAGACGCCTTCACGATCAACATTGCCGAGACCGCGTCGTTCAATAATATTCCGCCGAACGTCATCCAGTCACAAGACGTCACCGCCGGCACGACGATTCCGTCGGATCACTCGGTCACGGTCAATGTGGTCGTGAGCACCGGCGGCGGCCTTGCCCAAGTACCGGGCGTCGTCAACCAGAATTACGTGAGCGCAAATTCGGCGCTGACGAAAGCCGGTTTCAGCGTGAAGGTCGACCCAATCGTTCACCCGGCGTCAGCGGACAATGGGCTCGTGATTCAGCAAGATCCGGCCGGCGGGACGCCGCTGGAACGGGGAAATGAGGTCACCATCATGCTCTCGATTCCGGGTGAAGTTCCGGATACCGAAG carries:
- the pknB gene encoding Stk1 family PASTA domain-containing Ser/Thr kinase, with the protein product MIDEAHIFNNRYRLDGKLGEGGMATVYCGTDTLLRRRVAIKVLREQYASDEDFVRRFYQEAESAARLSHPNIVNTYDVGREGNTYYIVMELVDGPSLAEMIASDGKLPEQVAIDYAAQICNGLAYAHRQGLLHRDIKPANILITKDDVVKLSDFGIARAMSQQTMAMTRPGLIMGSVYYLSPEQAQGHELHETSDLYSVGVVLYQMLMGQLPYVGDSPVTVALKHVSDPVPAIDPETTGISPALAAIVNKLLQKRPDHRFQSASEVASALREARERPAVAAFSMQDDSPTQPIQGPLAPPPRPSRLPDRQAQVEEHEPRPRSVGPFIVLVIAALIIAAAAGYVATRPGVPRVTLDNYVGMTDVQASQALVNSGLSPKITRQTSDTVPANRVISQDPAPSTQVPKGNPVGLVVSSGKPTLTLQNFVTYTVGDAQNDLTNLKFRTKIESKFDPAAKGTVIDQKPKAGTTLREGSTVTLVVSNGPAPTKMPRLVGLTLDKARAIAAKDAFTINIAETASFNNIPPNVIQSQDVTAGTTIPSDHSVTVNVVVSTGGGLAQVPGVVNQNYVSANSALTKAGFSVKVDPIVHPASADNGLVIQQDPAGGTPLERGNEVTIMLSIPGEVPDTEGMALQDAENTLLNAGYTVGNITPTTEGANGKVVRTEPFAGTKLNPNTPVNIYVNSASAQPSQP